taaaaaaagaaGTACCAAGAGCAATTACAACCAAAAAAATACCTTTCcaacacaaaaatacacaacCATGTAAAAAAATCTCTTACATTTGTTAAAAAGGACTTCTCACCTTATATTTTGAGTTCTTTCTTTGAACTGTACTGGTCGATCCATTGACTGATCACTTTGTAGAGATGTGCAGGAAGGGGCTGGAGATGTTGCCTCATCTCGTCTCAGTCTTtaatagcagaataaaaaaagaaGTACCAAGAGCAATTACAACCAAAAAAATAACCTTTCcaacacaaaaatacacaaccatgtaaaaaaatctcttaaatttgttaaaaaggACTTCTCACCTTATATTTTGAGTTGTTTCTTTGAACTTTACTGGTCGATCCATTGACTGATCACTTTGTAGAGATGTGCAGGAAGGGGCTGGAGATGTTGCTTCATCTCGTCTCAGTCTTTAATAGaagaataaaacataaatatcaaAAGCAATTACAACTAAAAAATAACCTTTCCAACACAAAAATACATGGCTATAAAAAATCCAACCATGAAAATAAGAAAACTGAATTGAAATTAAGCAGATGTACAACTTTACAATCCATGTGATTTGTTATCTCCTCATGTAAAAGACAATATGTCATTAAATTATTGTACCTTTTATTCCTTCTTTCACGTGGAGCTTTGTCTCTAAACTGTTTCAGTACTACTGTCTGATCACTTTGTAGTGGTGTGGAGGGGGGATCTGAAGATGTCGCTTCATCTTGTAGaatcctttaaaaacaaatcaataaTACTAAGATAAtaatcttttttaaaatataaacttgacAAAAAGCCATCTCCCTTACTGCTCTGCATACTAAGAATTTGAATTTGATGACTAATTTGAAACACTCTGAATACTCTAGGCAGCAGTCTTGGTAAAAGTGTTTGACAATGACCATTTACAAATATAGAAGTCTTAACACCTCCTCCACATTTTAATTCCTCTGTTCAAAAGAAAGCCAGACATGAAACTACCAGCTATATAAAGGAAAATAAACTTACTGTTCACACTCCATCTTCCCATCATCCTCCTCTGAGTCTTGTGTGTCCATATCCACTATTAACAGTTATCTAAATCCTAATTCTTTATTCTCCTAGGGGAGAATAAAATAGGTTAGGATAAATCAGTGAATAACTAGCgtcatttataaattaaattgtCCTGGGTTAAGCAACCATTTATGTCACCACAAATCCACTATGCTAATAAAATCTATCATATCTTACTGTCTATGAGTAAGCGTAACTTAAATAGAGTGGCACATTAAAACTTATTAAGCAGTGCGGAGCACATACTGTGCTAAAGCATGTAACGTTACACGACAACATTAAAAGTGCGATGACTGTTATAGACTAGGTGGGTTATTGATGTTTTTCCTTTAATGTTACTTTCATTTAAGTTTGAGAACAAGTAAGGTGAAACCTTGGACATAAATTCCCACAAGGTAGTTAAATGTGAACATTAACAGTCTTTGAACTTTTTTATAATCTGTTTACGTAATGTTAGGCCTTACTTAACTTACCTGTTTTCGATCCATTTTGCTTCCGTGTCCGCTGCTGGCCTTGAATAAATGTACTTACAATGTAAAATGCTTTAGTATTGTTCAGTCCTGAACATTCTTGTCGTGTTCCAATGTACACAAATACGATAACTTTACAATACGTTAAAAAGTGAACTTGCGCCGCGTTTTTACCTCAACAACTTTCACTTTCGTTTCGTCTGCTGTTGTTGCGCAGTACGTTACTCTACTACACATATATCGCAGAGTAGTTTTCTATAGTTCTCTCGTCTGGTGATTTAACTTAATCTTATAAAACTAAATACGACATTATTTCCATAAAGCCCAAAACAAGTGATGTTAGCCGTGACACCAAAGCTCCGATGCGACTATCAAAAAAAATGAAACGACTCTTAGTGAAGCTTTCTATCGATGCTTGATTCATTCTGCTTCGTTTCACATCCACCCACGTGACTGCTTCGAACTCCGATTCAATGATTTAAAATGCTCGACGCAGCCTTTGTGGgttgttaatgttttaattgcGTTGTTCTTTTTCCGTTTGTACTGCAAGAGATTATTGCAACTGCTTAGAATAAGGATTCAGTGTTTCTTTCGAAGCGCTTGAAACGCCTTAATATggcgccacctgctggtgaaGACGTTGTAAAAGCAACAGGATCTCAGTCCAAATATTTTACCTTTTTATTAATAAGTAACTAATAACTAATACTAATAACTTTATAAATAACTGCaaaggttttttttataaaaaaaatatgtttttaagaatAATACATTATTTAGCCATTAtgtgttttagttttatttagggcaaacaaatcattaacaCTCTAactccccttttaattatgcacatgatttacattaaatctgtctttaaacaaaaagtaggcAACATGGTAGTGCTATCAATCAgaaggatgaatgttttatgaacttgtatCTTTACCTAACGACACTGGTTCactgtgatcaactccccctagagGTGAAccattttaatttcaaaacagttatgacgtaatgaagcctcgacCACTAAAgattcaaaacaaaagattCTTAAGTGATTCGGGCTTTATGAATGCTTTGAAATCAAATCACACATCACTACTTTAtgctagtgatgggagaaacgaagttTTTCGAAGCTTCAAATCAATTGAatcaattgcttcgaaaattgattcagttatTCAAAGCGTTTGAAACACCAAAtacgctggcgacccctgctggtcaaaatagtgtaaaagcaggtCTGTCCAAATATTTcacactttttacaaaataatagcaagacttttaaaatataaatatatctataacttaattaagacatttaagataattaaaagtgtattatgtgtttttagtttaatttagggcaaacaaatcattaaaactaacttcccttttaattatttttcattaaatctgtctataaacaaaaagtagacaaaatggtagtgttactaGTAGTGTTTTCTTTCACAAAACCACAAAATGAGTAAACATCTTCAATATCAGAATATTTAGAGATGAAATAGTTAACAGGATAGATTTTGTGAAGAATTTTAAAATGGGTTTCTTTAACTTTATTAGATATGCAAAATTTACTTGGCAAAAGCCTTTCCTCCAATTTACATTTCACTAGTTCGCCTGCGCATTCAGGtcttaatgattaatggtaaaCTAACTTTGCTTGCTGTCCTCGAAGGGAGCTCTGTACCTTCAGAGAGAGCAAGGCTGGGGCTtgagccccaagttcaacccCCTGCAACAAAACTGCAAAGAGGAAGAAAAAGAGAGTGAATGAGGAgatggggaggaggagggatgccgGAAAAAATTGCAGCTGGATGTGGAGGCCTGAAGGCTGCCTTATATACGTTCATAATGATAATGATTGACAGGCCTGAATGTTAAGGCTCCTTCCGAACCTACGTTTAGAACTACATTTGATACAAATGAACCACAACagaatttttaatttaaatactcTAATATGTCTATTGTTACATTTTCGGTCTAAAATGTCAATTCCATTCAGACACAAGGTGGGATAAACACTATTATCTGTATTAAATTTTAGATGATTGCTAACTAATTTTACTAATCCTGCTGGGATAGCTataatcaaatatttattttcctttaaTGTAACTGGAAAGGAATGAAAATTCATAACTATTTGattgttgaaattaattgtGATATGATAGGCAGCTTTATCTATTTCAGATCTTCATTCCACAAAGAAGCCAATAATGCGCACACTTTAGAGTGGTAACTGCACAGCACAATACATATTTACACTTTCTGTCCACATAATTTGCTTATCTTTAGTATTTAATAATGTAATATTTGTTACAGATCACTTCatattatattcatattatAGTAATGACAGACACAAATTTGCTTTGTTTATAAGTTTATTTtccatttgtattttttatactaCAGACTAGTTTGGGTGCACACTCCTTCTGGAACTGATTGTGGAGGAAACACTGCTTCATAAAATTTCGAAACATTTGATTATTTTGCTTTGAATCAGTCCGAGTGCATGTTGTCAAGTCATATATGAACTAACCAAACAAGGCTTTGTTACGTCCAAGGCCGtcttaatgcacgggcttacctgggctgaagcccaggggcctcccaagttcaagggcctcccaagtttgcgttcatgacgagctgaaaatctcatattgttttgtaacttgtcgggttttctgtcaatcactctaattgcacgttacatggctgctgattggtccgttgtaacttaacgtgaaataaaatgtcagacgtaacatattttttattctgcgtaatgtaattaagtgcgcgttgtcaacttgacattcctgcacgttagactgagtgtgacagagaaacgggaaataatccaccaacaaatgaaagagtaatttctgaaatttcataatgcactagtgaggtgcaggtctctctctctctttcgtgcgcGCGCTCGCTCGTTCGCTCTCTGTGCTCGTTcagctgagtctctggcatgcagaagtctctgaCCCGTGCACAAGAAACTGTGCCGTTAAATTAAGagagttcccgcacataatgctgttagttgttataaagtttaagtttactcgcgtttatatcagtgacgcgtgcgcagctggagcgatgtagtttgacgcgacgtcagctcacagtacacacatctgttggtagaaagacgagaaagagacgcaacggtaaatgtgcaagtctaagaaagtaaagagcgacaaaaccatttcaaatgatcatcccctgatagcaccattataatctcattatctaaagatcttatatacaggtatgttccctgtctgttttgtgcatattcatacttggtcggtttacatgcttataaatacaatgcatactatatc
This sequence is a window from Misgurnus anguillicaudatus chromosome 24, ASM2758022v2, whole genome shotgun sequence. Protein-coding genes within it:
- the LOC129438960 gene encoding uncharacterized protein; the encoded protein is MDTQDSEEDDGKMECEQILQDEATSSDPPSTPLQSDQTVVLKQFRDKAPRERRNKRLRRDEATSPAPSCTSLQSDQSMDRPVKFKETTQNIRLRRDEATSPAPSCTSLQSDQSMDRPVQFKERTQNIRLRRDEATSPAPSCTSLQSDQSMDRPVQFKEITQNIRLRRDEATSPAPSCTSLQSDQSMDRPVQFKEITQNIR